In the Schistocerca gregaria isolate iqSchGreg1 chromosome 6, iqSchGreg1.2, whole genome shotgun sequence genome, one interval contains:
- the LOC126278960 gene encoding uncharacterized protein LOC126278960, protein MAEFCERLEENRKSRNQVSKEQELFDEIVEQYINLSEHCNTKKDRIGNVQESTVHRERVAKEDNISADEVLGRIEEILSDSDGAVSVIEKGVSRVEGSSSDSDAAKEVYEAGGYFENSDNIEGSIAESVRIREGEFLEKCFDLSPADRLTKAASIEEEEDLINMCVISAEGMGFDRREVVRDVLEELDSETVEELSGQTEIEVVGFDEKVPFFLDSGSDVCAGSKYFADAIPNRKGIIVMPVYRINIVVATGKSRKAVTHEVMFPAGIQGEQLYWNILIIFGLSVEMWVGEIFAKTQWEGQVWV, encoded by the coding sequence ATGGCAGAATTTTGTGAAAGATTAGAAGAAAATCGCAAATCCAGGAACCAGGTTAGCAAGGAACAGGAGTTATTTGATGAGATTGTGGAGCAATATATTAATCTGTCTGAGCACTGCAATACTAAAAAGGATCGTATAGGGAACGTGCAAGAAAGCACTGTACACAGGGAAAGGGTAGCAAAGGAGGACAATATATCGGCAGATGAAGTCTTAGGTAGAATAGAGGAGATTCTTTCTGATAGTGATGGAGCAGTTTCAGTCATCGAAAAAGGTGTAAGTAGAGTGGAAGGAAGCTCATCGGATAGTGATGCAGCTAAAGAAGTATATGAAGCTGGGGGTTATTTTGAAAACTCTGACAACATTGAAGGAAGCATTGCAGAATCTGTGAGGATCAGAGAAGGTGAATTTTTGGAGAAATGTTTTGACTTGTCACCGGCAGACAGATTAACTAAAGCTGCTTCAATTGAAGAGGAAGAAGACCTCATAAATATGTGTGTTATTTCCGCAGAAGGTATGGGATTCGACAGACGTGAGGTAGTACGGGATGTGTTGGAAGAACTAGATTCTGAAACTGTTGAAGAATTATCAGGACAAACGGAAATAGAGGTTGTAGGTTTTGATGAAAAAGTTCCTTTCTTTCTTGATAGTGGTTCAGACGTATGTGCAGGGTCAAAATATTTTGCAGATGCTATTCCCAATCGGAAAGGAATAATTGTTATGCCTGTCTATAGAATAAACATTGTAGTAGCCACAGGTAAAAGTAGGAAAGCAGTAACTCACGAGGTCATGTTTCCTGCAGGGATTCAAGGTGAGCAACTCTACTGGAACATCCTGATAATTTTTGGTTTAAGCGTGGAGATGTGGGTTGGGGAGATTTTTGCAAAAACACAATGGGAAGGTCAAGTTTGGGTATAA